In Gossypium raimondii isolate GPD5lz chromosome 12, ASM2569854v1, whole genome shotgun sequence, a single window of DNA contains:
- the LOC105763431 gene encoding uncharacterized protein LOC105763431, with amino-acid sequence MPIAIFSSSTPILKRPNLDSNFFFLCLHEPAKRSAKAAVSSILPSKLFGKKEDELTQLWQMKTVKCRMTMRVKGLLRKLPLWSQFQIRILLMKSNHSDRRKYEDPHHGEGKSTHEAHREQYEQANAQWKKVFGQLHISNKSSKNDLHQAIAANGCDIEHVAYDFFTQVFVLYEEEIADSKAQVTAIHMIIGTLQRMNVFGVENRDTLTHKATGYSAWLLKKANQCRAVYACSHLFWVDDQDGIKDGERVL; translated from the exons aTGCCCATTGCTATCTTTTCTTCCTCAACCCCAATTCTTAAACGCCCAAATTTGGACagcaattttttctttctctgccTCCATGAACCAGCCAAGAGAAGTGCAAAAGCGGCTGTCTCATCTATTCTTCCATCTAAGTTATTTGGGAAGAAAGAAGATGAACTGACTCAACTGTGGCAAATGAAAACGGTAAAGTGCCGGATGACTATGAGAGTGAAGGGTCTATTGAGGAAGCTACCTTTATGGAGTCAGTTTCAGATTCGAATCCTATTGATGAAAAGCAACCATTCTGATAGGAGGAA GTACGAAGATCCTCATCATGGTGAGGGGAAAAGCACACATGAGGCGCATAGAGAACAATACGAGCAG GCCAATGCACAATGGAAAAAGGTGTTTGGGCAGCTGCACATTTCTAACAAAAGCAGCAAAAATGATCTGCACCAGGCAATT GCAGCTAATGGCTGTGATATTGAGCATGTTGCGTATGATTTTTTCACACAAGTGTTTGTATTATATGAAGAAGAAATTGCG GACTCTAAAGCCCAAGTGACTGCAATTCATATGATAATTGGGACTCTCCAGAGGATGAATGTATTTGGTGTTGAGAACAGAGATACTTTGACACACAAAGCCACAGGA TATTCAGCTTGGCTATTGAAGAAGGCTAATCAGTGCAGAGCTGTTTATGCATGTTCCCATCTATTTTGGGTTGATGATCAGGATGGCATAAAGGACGGCGAGAG GGTCCTCTAA